One Nonomuraea angiospora DNA segment encodes these proteins:
- a CDS encoding non-ribosomal peptide synthetase, translating into MTEPSTRLALLSPARLAGVRRRTGGYSDRTISKACAIGLAYWATGRSPDSLDLTSGTLFADVLGWADNGGDGVAGWEVGADGRSITVPEGVEPADAQLALDDLADFPDRPIGTIGPSSVAARLAALAEWNDNAVDRVRPTIVEMFREQARTRPDAVAIVDGHRSLTYRQAAELSNQLAHHLIERGLTAEQIVGISLGRSAEMVIGLLGVLQAGGAFVPLDPQWPAARRAVVIEDAGVVAQLNDSGEHGAGEPEAVAVDLDDWRFGSYPTGDTGIAVPGPALAYVIFTSGSTGRPKGAMIRHEAISERLLWQSREILGFGHDDASLFKAPLSFDISINEIFLPLVCGGRLVVLRPGGERDPHHLLSVIAEQRVTFTYLVSSMLDVLLEIAGDSGRLDSLRHVWCGGEVLTPELYERFRTRLDIPMYHGYGPAETTIGVSHVIYRGAAERLSTSIGKANPNTELYVLDEELRPVPVGVGGELYVGGFLLGRGYVNAPGLTASRFVANPFAGDGSRLYRTGDLARFAPDGSLDFLGRADNQIKIRGMRLEIEDVEIGLAEHPRVRHTCVVAKKNAAGGTYLVGYVIPAAGSGDLRAEEVKAWAAEHMVEYMVPAHVVVMTEFPLTANGKLDRAALPEPAIGTGAIVAPATENERLVCAAVASVLRLDEVGVDQNFFRLGGDSILAISLLSALRDAGLHVTATQIFACRNVGALAAAATREDVSAADRGDVATGPVAGTPIVRWLGEHTDAIDGFVQSVVLNTPAHLTAGALGELLTALVRRHDMLRARLVRGERWGFDIPEADRAIAGWQESDRPLDECVRLATAGLDPDGGVMLRAVWRREARQLVLVAHHVVIDGVSWRILMEDLATAWRQLTSGRPIELPPVGTSFRRWTQLLERAAFDADRGYFERPLPGADGPLGRRPLSASDTVARERTRVVAVGPEVTAALLGEIPARFHAGVNDVLLTGLAVALARWRRDLGQDQTYAHVELEGHGREGRFVARAAGYEPDLSRTVGWFTTLFPVTVDPGATADFTAPDYLSTALKAVKEDLARVPGNGVSYGALRYLAGARFAAPAPQVLFNYLGRYDAGESGDWRLAGATGQLGERRDPGMRLPRALEFNAIAEPGASGEYELLTTISWPDGMFAEEDIATIGEYFLAALTGLAALDRGGHSPSDFAAVSLTQADVDALDGPALRDILPLTPLQEGLYFHSVFDDDSAGSYVEQQIMTLDGDVDADRLAAAATRLFELFPNLAARFVALADGRVVSVLDSGVAAPFTTLERPGITEEEIRDHAERDRRAGFDLATGPLMRFTLIRTGSGGDVLVQTVHHIVADGWSVPPMLRALLAEYHAPWTAYPQGGFADHVRALAARDGDESDRVWRDQLAGLPGPSLVAEGHTPSGRFAETAVEPDDDVEAAARSAGVPLSVAVHSAWGVTLGGILPGKDVVFGSTVSGRDADVPGIEDMVGLLINTIPVRVRWDGATTARELLASVRDHQSAVLPHQHVSLTGIARQAGGGPLFDTLVVFDVAADVAALRRPGDEFAITGIVNEGAPHYPLTLVVERARDGRPRFNLIYDGELLREARARAILRAFTRALTGLLTRPDDLVPDGAGRPAPVTPATLGELFDAAAGRDPAATAVTQCGLDGGTRSLTYGELARAKNELAGALRAAGAGPGRRVAVAVPRSVEQVVALVAIVSAGGAYVPLEPAYPDERLEYILADAAPQVVLVAPDQRDRFAELTARAGVPARVLVQGDELPVDATAPEVTWHDPAYVIYTSGSTGRPKGVVVPHSSVVTLLANTRPAMDFGPDDVWVQFHSYSFDFAVWELWGALAHGAELLVPEYGLTRSPVDFHRLVRERGVTVLNQTPSAFYQFMEADRHAGEPVTALRRIVFGGEALDLGRLRGWVERHGTRSPELVNMYGITETTVHVTHRVLTDADFAAGDDASPIGGPIPGLVTYLLDDRLRPVPPGRVGAIYVAGDQVSLGYLGRPGLTASRFVADPFAGDGSRMYHTGDLARRTLDGELEFAGRADDQVQLKGFRIELGEVESAIRELDGVIDVAVTVAAGGDHLVAHVVGRVPGDVAGLLSAKLPAHMVPSRVLRVEALPLTVNGKLDRKALSEHAERDDAPMPAIASEHTAQDDAPMLAALVGIFADALPGCEVDADTDFFRAGGDSIVIITVVNRARALGLPITPRDVFLLRTPRALAGRLGTPQATEPVPASPADGPLAPTPIILRQRELGGSLTRFAQARTLVAPEGTGFADAGRAANAVVAAHPALRLRLRVEHGVWALRTEPAREVTVARTDATDATAVANEAAGRLDPEAGEVIAFSWLAASRTLVVTAHHLAVDAVSWLVLLDDLAAAMRGATLTPPGTSYAEYADALAAGSAQAIGDLGHWLTTLEAPLLLPLVEGPREIVVEVAPELTARVTRTAPATLGVGVTELLCGALRAALTHVQSSPTDLAIELERHGRVPALDHHDYTRTVGWFTSIAPVRLTAHTDPVAAARELAERQPDERGHVAYGQLRYLNPQTAPLLNARPQVLFNYLGRGSESQALQISGGDPGTPYAVEVNAWIDAATGSLRAAFTLAEGVPGELTEHWRRALERIAEAAATAEWTAPVTPLQKGLFFQAQLAGPAGHYVAQNYFTFDRRLDTDALAEAMAYVIARHPVVGAGFTTDAGGDPVQVLAAGRRVDVRTVTLATDTETDSAVEDLRARDRDTGFDPGEPPLIRLTVVRLPGDRDGLLLSYHLLLWDGWSREIVLRDLFDAYQAVLAGEPLVAVPATPSFEEHARALAARDLAASERFWAEHLTGLPGPTLLAGPSPSLPDELPRALVRTLSPGQSDLLREAARTHGVTLNSVLTGAFGLLLGAHTGRSDAVFGVTVSGREGEGLAGIVGVLLNTVPMWTRARPDDTVREYLSAVQAARVAAMEHEHLGLGEIQRASGHDTLFDNLFVLQNFLDLDALATMNARHGITEVRAEDSTHYPFTWVVTPGDRLTIKLEHRDRDDGRARRLLDDYVRVLEELARSTGPVGALRGLGPEPEPAVRTDIGTDTVVDRFDRAADGGPERVALVAHGRTMTFAQLRDRSREVAGVLARRGIGPETTVGLAIPRSLDSIVALFAVLRVGAAYVPLELDHPDERIAAIVADARPDVILTVSAVAPRLTGELIELDRPLPEAEPFTTFAPDDPDRLRHPAYTIYTSGSTGRPKGVVTEYAGLTNMLINHQRRIFGPVLARHAHRVFRIAHTVSFAFDMSWEELLWLADGHEVHICDEELRRDAPRLVEYCLEHGIDVINVTPTYAQQLVAEGLLDDPARRPALVLLGGEAVTPALWRRLAETEGTVGYNLYGPTEYTINTLGVGTFECQDPVVGVAIDNTDVYVLDPWLRPVPDGVPGELYVSGVGIARGYLGQPAQTAHRFVACPFGEPGERMYRTGDLVLRRPDGNLMYLGRTDQQVKIRGHRVEPGEVEAAFEAHPAVRFAAALAQPDPQVDGAYRLAAYLVLDGSDLATVAAEVGAGLPDFLRPTHYAQVGAIPLTVNGKADAKALPEARPLGALTTAGERGPATETETVVCELFAEALDLDDDEVSAVSDFMSLGGHSMLAVRLIGLLRREYGPVITVRDLFALRTPEAIAGHLDDRS; encoded by the coding sequence ATGACGGAACCGAGCACTCGTCTCGCGCTGCTCTCTCCCGCGCGGCTGGCCGGCGTGCGCCGGCGGACCGGCGGCTACTCCGACAGGACCATCTCCAAGGCGTGCGCCATCGGCCTGGCCTACTGGGCGACCGGCCGGAGCCCCGACAGCCTCGACCTCACTTCCGGCACCCTGTTCGCCGACGTCCTCGGCTGGGCCGACAACGGCGGTGACGGGGTCGCCGGCTGGGAGGTCGGCGCGGACGGCCGGAGCATCACCGTCCCCGAGGGCGTGGAGCCGGCCGACGCGCAGCTCGCGCTGGACGACCTGGCCGACTTCCCGGACCGGCCCATCGGCACCATCGGCCCTTCCAGCGTGGCGGCCCGGCTCGCGGCCCTGGCCGAGTGGAACGACAACGCCGTGGACCGGGTCCGCCCGACCATCGTGGAGATGTTCCGCGAGCAGGCCAGGACCAGGCCGGACGCCGTCGCCATCGTGGACGGGCACCGGTCGCTGACCTACCGCCAGGCGGCCGAGCTGTCCAACCAGCTCGCCCACCACCTGATCGAGCGCGGGCTCACCGCCGAGCAGATCGTCGGCATCTCGCTGGGCCGCTCCGCCGAGATGGTGATCGGCCTGCTGGGCGTGCTCCAGGCGGGGGGCGCGTTCGTGCCGCTCGATCCGCAGTGGCCGGCCGCGCGCCGGGCGGTGGTCATCGAGGACGCCGGGGTCGTGGCGCAGCTCAACGACTCCGGCGAGCACGGCGCGGGCGAGCCGGAGGCCGTGGCCGTGGACCTCGATGACTGGCGGTTCGGCTCGTATCCCACCGGGGACACCGGGATCGCCGTCCCCGGTCCCGCCCTGGCGTACGTGATCTTCACGTCCGGTTCGACCGGGCGGCCCAAGGGCGCGATGATCCGGCACGAGGCGATCAGCGAGCGCCTGCTGTGGCAGTCCCGCGAGATCCTGGGCTTCGGCCATGACGACGCGTCGCTGTTCAAGGCGCCGCTGTCGTTCGACATCTCCATCAACGAGATCTTCCTGCCGCTGGTGTGCGGCGGCCGGCTGGTGGTCCTGCGGCCCGGCGGCGAGCGCGACCCGCACCACCTGCTGAGCGTGATCGCCGAGCAGCGCGTCACCTTCACGTACCTGGTGTCGTCCATGCTGGACGTGCTGCTGGAGATCGCGGGCGACTCCGGGCGGCTGGACAGCCTGCGGCACGTGTGGTGCGGCGGCGAGGTGCTGACCCCGGAGCTGTACGAGCGCTTCCGCACCCGGCTCGACATCCCCATGTACCACGGTTACGGCCCCGCCGAGACGACGATCGGCGTCTCGCACGTCATCTACCGGGGCGCGGCCGAACGCCTGTCGACGTCCATCGGCAAGGCCAACCCCAACACCGAGCTGTACGTGCTGGACGAGGAGCTGCGCCCGGTCCCGGTCGGCGTCGGCGGCGAGCTGTACGTGGGCGGCTTCCTCCTGGGCCGCGGGTACGTCAACGCGCCCGGCCTGACGGCGTCCCGGTTCGTGGCCAACCCCTTCGCCGGCGACGGGTCCCGGCTCTACCGCACCGGCGACCTCGCGCGCTTCGCCCCCGACGGGTCGCTGGACTTCCTCGGCCGGGCCGACAACCAGATCAAGATCCGCGGCATGCGGCTGGAGATCGAGGACGTCGAGATCGGCCTCGCGGAGCACCCCCGGGTGCGGCACACCTGCGTCGTCGCCAAGAAGAACGCGGCGGGCGGCACCTACCTGGTGGGGTACGTGATCCCGGCGGCCGGGAGCGGCGACCTGCGGGCGGAGGAGGTCAAGGCGTGGGCCGCCGAGCACATGGTCGAGTACATGGTGCCCGCGCACGTCGTCGTGATGACGGAGTTCCCGCTCACCGCCAACGGCAAGCTGGACCGGGCCGCGCTGCCAGAGCCGGCGATCGGGACGGGCGCGATCGTCGCGCCGGCCACCGAGAACGAGCGCCTGGTGTGCGCGGCGGTCGCGTCGGTGCTGCGGCTGGACGAGGTCGGCGTCGACCAGAACTTCTTCAGGCTCGGCGGCGACAGCATCCTGGCGATCTCGCTGCTGAGCGCGCTGCGCGACGCGGGCCTGCACGTCACGGCGACGCAGATCTTCGCCTGCCGCAACGTGGGAGCGCTCGCGGCGGCGGCCACCCGCGAGGACGTCTCCGCCGCGGACCGCGGGGACGTCGCGACCGGCCCCGTCGCGGGAACGCCCATCGTGCGGTGGCTCGGCGAGCACACGGACGCGATCGACGGCTTCGTGCAGTCGGTGGTGCTCAACACCCCGGCCCACCTGACCGCCGGCGCCCTCGGCGAGCTGCTCACCGCCCTGGTCAGGCGGCACGACATGCTGCGCGCCAGGCTGGTGCGCGGCGAGCGCTGGGGCTTCGACATCCCGGAGGCGGACCGGGCCATCGCCGGGTGGCAGGAGAGCGACCGGCCGCTCGACGAGTGCGTCCGGCTCGCCACCGCCGGGCTGGACCCGGACGGCGGCGTGATGCTGCGCGCCGTCTGGCGGCGCGAGGCGCGGCAGCTGGTCCTGGTCGCCCATCACGTGGTGATCGACGGCGTGTCCTGGCGGATCCTGATGGAGGACCTGGCCACGGCCTGGCGGCAGCTCACCTCGGGCAGGCCGATCGAGCTGCCCCCGGTGGGCACGTCGTTCCGGCGCTGGACGCAGCTGCTGGAGCGCGCCGCGTTCGACGCGGACCGCGGCTACTTCGAGCGGCCCCTGCCGGGAGCGGACGGACCGCTGGGCCGGCGACCGCTGTCCGCGTCCGACACCGTCGCGCGCGAGCGGACGCGGGTCGTCGCGGTCGGCCCCGAGGTCACCGCCGCGCTGCTGGGCGAGATCCCGGCGAGGTTCCACGCGGGCGTCAACGACGTGCTGCTGACCGGGCTCGCCGTCGCCCTCGCCCGGTGGCGCCGCGACCTGGGGCAGGACCAGACGTACGCGCACGTCGAACTCGAGGGCCACGGCCGCGAGGGACGGTTCGTGGCGCGGGCCGCCGGCTACGAGCCGGACCTGTCGCGGACCGTGGGCTGGTTCACCACGCTGTTCCCGGTGACCGTGGACCCCGGCGCGACGGCCGATTTCACCGCCCCCGATTATCTGTCCACGGCGCTCAAGGCGGTCAAGGAGGACCTCGCCCGGGTGCCGGGCAACGGCGTGTCCTACGGCGCCCTGCGGTACCTGGCCGGCGCCCGGTTCGCCGCGCCCGCCCCGCAGGTGCTGTTCAACTACCTGGGCCGCTACGACGCGGGCGAGTCCGGGGACTGGCGGCTCGCGGGCGCCACGGGGCAGCTGGGCGAGAGGCGCGACCCGGGGATGCGGCTGCCGCGCGCCCTGGAGTTCAACGCGATCGCCGAGCCCGGCGCGAGCGGCGAGTACGAGCTGCTCACCACCATCTCCTGGCCGGACGGGATGTTCGCCGAGGAGGACATCGCGACGATCGGGGAGTACTTCCTGGCGGCCCTGACCGGGCTGGCCGCGCTCGACCGGGGCGGCCACTCCCCCAGCGACTTCGCCGCGGTGTCGCTCACGCAGGCCGACGTGGACGCCCTGGACGGCCCGGCGCTGCGGGACATCCTGCCGCTGACCCCGTTGCAGGAGGGCCTGTACTTCCACTCCGTCTTCGACGACGACTCGGCCGGCAGCTACGTCGAGCAGCAGATCATGACGCTGGACGGCGACGTGGACGCCGACCGGCTGGCGGCGGCGGCCACCCGGCTGTTCGAGCTGTTCCCGAACCTGGCCGCGCGCTTCGTGGCCCTCGCCGACGGCCGCGTGGTCTCGGTGCTGGACAGCGGGGTGGCGGCGCCGTTCACCACGCTGGAGCGCCCCGGCATCACCGAGGAAGAGATCCGCGACCACGCCGAACGGGACCGCCGGGCCGGGTTCGACCTGGCCACCGGCCCGCTGATGCGCTTCACCCTCATCCGGACGGGTTCCGGCGGGGACGTGCTGGTGCAGACCGTGCATCACATCGTCGCCGACGGCTGGTCGGTGCCCCCGATGCTGCGCGCGCTGCTGGCGGAGTATCACGCGCCGTGGACCGCGTACCCGCAGGGCGGCTTCGCCGACCACGTGCGCGCGCTGGCCGCGCGCGACGGCGACGAGAGCGACCGGGTGTGGCGCGATCAGCTCGCCGGGCTGCCCGGCCCCTCGCTGGTCGCCGAGGGGCACACCCCGTCCGGCCGGTTCGCCGAGACCGCGGTGGAGCCGGACGACGACGTCGAGGCGGCCGCCCGGTCGGCGGGCGTGCCGCTGAGCGTCGCGGTGCACAGCGCGTGGGGGGTGACGCTGGGCGGCATCCTGCCTGGCAAAGATGTGGTGTTCGGCTCCACGGTGTCCGGGCGCGACGCGGACGTGCCGGGCATCGAGGACATGGTGGGCCTGCTCATCAACACGATCCCCGTACGCGTGCGGTGGGACGGCGCCACCACGGCGCGCGAGCTGCTCGCCTCGGTGCGGGACCACCAGAGCGCGGTGCTGCCGCACCAGCACGTCTCCCTGACCGGGATCGCCCGCCAGGCCGGCGGCGGCCCCCTGTTCGACACCCTGGTGGTGTTCGACGTCGCGGCCGACGTGGCGGCTCTGCGCAGGCCCGGCGACGAGTTCGCCATCACCGGCATCGTGAACGAGGGTGCCCCGCACTACCCGCTGACGCTGGTGGTGGAGCGCGCGCGCGACGGCCGGCCGCGGTTCAACCTGATCTACGACGGCGAGCTGCTGCGGGAGGCCCGCGCCCGGGCGATCCTGCGCGCGTTCACCCGGGCGCTGACCGGCCTGCTCACCCGGCCGGACGACCTGGTGCCGGACGGCGCCGGGCGGCCCGCGCCGGTCACCCCGGCGACCCTGGGCGAGCTGTTCGACGCCGCCGCCGGCCGCGACCCGGCCGCCACCGCCGTCACCCAGTGCGGTCTCGACGGCGGCACCCGGTCGCTGACCTACGGCGAGCTGGCGCGGGCGAAGAACGAGCTGGCCGGGGCGCTGCGCGCGGCCGGGGCCGGGCCGGGCAGGCGGGTCGCCGTCGCCGTGCCGCGCTCCGTCGAGCAGGTCGTCGCCCTGGTCGCGATCGTCAGCGCGGGCGGCGCGTACGTGCCGCTGGAGCCGGCGTACCCGGACGAGCGGCTGGAGTACATCCTCGCCGACGCCGCCCCGCAGGTCGTTCTCGTGGCCCCGGACCAGCGGGACCGCTTCGCGGAGCTGACGGCCAGGGCGGGCGTGCCGGCCCGCGTGCTCGTCCAGGGGGACGAGCTGCCGGTGGACGCCACCGCGCCGGAGGTGACCTGGCACGACCCGGCGTACGTGATCTACACCTCAGGATCGACCGGCAGGCCCAAGGGGGTCGTCGTCCCGCACTCCAGCGTGGTGACGCTGCTCGCGAACACCCGGCCCGCCATGGACTTCGGCCCGGACGATGTGTGGGTGCAGTTCCACTCCTACTCCTTCGACTTCGCGGTGTGGGAGCTGTGGGGGGCGCTGGCGCACGGCGCCGAGCTGCTGGTGCCGGAGTACGGGCTGACCCGCTCCCCGGTCGACTTCCACCGGCTGGTCCGCGAGCGCGGAGTGACCGTGCTCAACCAGACCCCGTCGGCGTTCTACCAGTTCATGGAGGCCGACCGGCACGCCGGCGAGCCGGTCACCGCGCTGCGCCGGATCGTCTTCGGCGGCGAGGCGCTGGACCTCGGGCGGCTGCGCGGCTGGGTCGAGCGGCACGGCACGCGCTCGCCCGAGCTGGTCAACATGTACGGCATCACCGAGACCACCGTCCACGTCACGCACCGGGTGCTGACCGACGCCGACTTCGCCGCCGGCGACGACGCCAGCCCGATCGGCGGCCCGATCCCCGGCCTGGTCACCTACCTGCTCGACGACCGGCTCCGGCCGGTGCCGCCGGGCCGGGTGGGGGCCATCTACGTCGCCGGGGACCAGGTGTCGCTCGGCTACCTGGGCAGGCCGGGGCTCACGGCGAGCCGGTTCGTGGCCGACCCGTTCGCGGGGGACGGCTCCCGCATGTACCACACCGGCGATCTCGCCCGCCGCACGCTCGACGGCGAGCTGGAGTTCGCCGGGCGCGCCGACGACCAGGTGCAGCTCAAGGGGTTCCGCATCGAGCTGGGCGAGGTGGAGTCCGCGATCAGGGAGCTCGACGGCGTGATCGACGTGGCCGTCACCGTCGCGGCCGGCGGCGATCACCTGGTCGCGCACGTCGTGGGCCGGGTGCCCGGCGACGTCGCCGGCCTGCTGTCGGCGAAGCTGCCCGCGCACATGGTGCCGAGCCGGGTGCTGCGGGTCGAGGCGCTGCCGCTGACGGTCAACGGCAAGCTGGACCGCAAGGCCCTGAGCGAGCACGCCGAGCGGGACGACGCCCCGATGCCCGCGATCGCTTCCGAGCACACCGCCCAGGACGATGCCCCGATGCTCGCCGCGCTGGTCGGCATCTTCGCCGACGCGCTGCCCGGCTGCGAGGTGGACGCCGACACCGACTTCTTCAGGGCCGGCGGCGACAGCATCGTCATCATCACCGTGGTCAACCGGGCCAGGGCGCTCGGCCTGCCGATCACCCCGCGGGACGTGTTCCTGCTCAGGACGCCGCGCGCGCTCGCCGGGCGCCTGGGGACGCCCCAGGCCACGGAGCCGGTGCCCGCTTCTCCTGCGGACGGCCCGCTGGCGCCGACGCCGATCATCCTGCGCCAGCGGGAGCTGGGCGGCTCTCTCACCCGGTTCGCCCAGGCCAGGACGCTGGTGGCGCCCGAGGGGACCGGGTTCGCCGACGCCGGGCGCGCCGCGAACGCCGTCGTGGCCGCGCACCCCGCCCTCCGGCTGCGGCTGCGCGTCGAGCACGGGGTGTGGGCGCTGCGCACCGAACCAGCCCGCGAGGTCACCGTCGCCCGCACGGACGCGACCGACGCGACAGCCGTCGCGAACGAGGCCGCCGGACGGCTCGATCCCGAGGCCGGGGAGGTGATCGCGTTCTCGTGGCTGGCGGCGAGCCGGACCCTGGTGGTCACCGCCCACCACCTCGCCGTGGACGCGGTGTCCTGGCTGGTCCTGCTGGACGACCTGGCCGCGGCCATGCGCGGGGCGACCCTGACCCCGCCGGGCACGTCCTACGCCGAGTACGCCGACGCGCTGGCGGCGGGGTCCGCCCAGGCGATCGGCGACCTCGGGCACTGGCTCACCACGCTCGAAGCGCCCTTGCTGCTGCCCCTCGTCGAGGGACCGCGCGAGATCGTGGTGGAGGTCGCGCCCGAGCTGACCGCCCGCGTGACGCGTACCGCGCCCGCCACGCTCGGCGTCGGGGTCACCGAGCTGCTGTGCGGCGCGCTGCGGGCCGCGCTGACGCACGTCCAATCCTCGCCCACCGACCTCGCGATCGAGCTGGAGCGGCACGGCCGGGTCCCGGCGCTCGACCACCACGACTACACCCGCACGGTCGGCTGGTTCACCTCCATCGCCCCCGTACGGCTCACCGCGCACACCGACCCCGTCGCGGCGGCGCGCGAGCTCGCGGAACGCCAGCCGGACGAGCGCGGGCACGTCGCCTACGGCCAGCTCAGGTACCTCAACCCGCAGACGGCGCCGCTGCTGAACGCGCGCCCGCAGGTGCTGTTCAACTACCTCGGCCGGGGCAGCGAGTCCCAGGCCCTCCAGATCAGCGGCGGCGACCCGGGCACCCCGTACGCCGTCGAGGTCAACGCGTGGATCGACGCGGCCACCGGAAGCCTGCGCGCGGCCTTCACCCTCGCCGAAGGCGTCCCCGGCGAGCTCACCGAGCACTGGCGGCGCGCCCTGGAGCGGATCGCGGAGGCCGCCGCGACGGCCGAGTGGACCGCGCCGGTCACCCCGCTCCAGAAGGGCCTGTTCTTCCAGGCCCAGCTCGCGGGCCCGGCCGGGCACTACGTCGCCCAGAACTACTTCACCTTCGACCGGCGGCTGGACACCGATGCCCTGGCCGAGGCGATGGCGTACGTGATCGCGCGGCACCCGGTCGTGGGCGCCGGCTTCACCACCGACGCCGGCGGCGACCCGGTCCAGGTCCTCGCGGCGGGCCGGCGGGTGGATGTCCGCACGGTCACGCTGGCCACGGACACTGAAACGGACTCAGCGGTCGAGGACCTGCGCGCCCGGGACCGGGACACGGGCTTCGACCCGGGCGAGCCGCCGCTGATCCGGCTGACCGTGGTGCGCCTGCCCGGCGACCGCGACGGCCTGCTGCTGAGCTATCACCTGCTGCTGTGGGACGGCTGGTCCCGCGAGATCGTGCTGCGGGACCTGTTCGACGCCTATCAGGCCGTCCTCGCGGGCGAGCCACTCGTCGCGGTCCCGGCCACGCCGAGCTTCGAGGAGCACGCCCGGGCGCTCGCCGCCAGGGACCTCGCCGCGTCGGAACGCTTCTGGGCGGAGCACCTGACCGGGCTCCCGGGACCGACGCTGCTCGCCGGGCCGTCGCCGTCGCTGCCGGACGAGCTGCCGCGCGCCCTCGTGCGCACGCTCTCCCCCGGGCAGTCGGACCTGCTGCGCGAAGCGGCCAGGACCCACGGCGTCACGCTGAACTCGGTGCTGACCGGCGCGTTCGGCCTGCTGCTGGGCGCGCACACGGGCCGGAGCGACGCCGTGTTCGGCGTGACCGTCTCCGGGCGGGAGGGCGAGGGCCTGGCCGGCATCGTCGGTGTGCTGCTCAACACCGTGCCCATGTGGACGCGGGCCCGGCCGGACGACACGGTGCGGGAGTACCTGTCCGCCGTGCAGGCGGCCAGGGTCGCGGCGATGGAGCACGAGCACCTGGGGCTCGGCGAGATCCAGCGGGCGAGCGGGCACGACACCCTGTTCGACAACCTGTTCGTGCTGCAGAACTTCCTGGACCTGGACGCGCTAGCCACGATGAACGCCCGGCACGGCATCACCGAGGTGCGCGCCGAGGACTCCACCCACTACCCGTTCACCTGGGTCGTCACGCCCGGCGACCGGCTCACGATCAAGCTGGAGCACCGCGACCGCGACGACGGGCGCGCCCGCCGGCTCCTGGACGACTACGTTCGCGTGCTCGAGGAGCTGGCCCGCTCGACCGGTCCGGTGGGCGCGCTGCGGGGCCTGGGGCCGGAGCCCGAGCCGGCCGTGCGTACGGACATCGGCACGGACACCGTGGTCGACCGCTTCGACCGGGCGGCGGACGGCGGCCCGGAGCGGGTCGCGCTCGTCGCCCACGGCAGGACCATGACGTTCGCCCAGCTCAGGGACCGCAGCCGCGAGGTGGCGGGGGTGCTCGCCCGGCGCGGCATCGGCCCGGAGACGACCGTGGGCCTGGCGATCCCGCGCTCTCTCGACTCGATCGTGGCGCTGTTCGCCGTGCTGCGCGTCGGCGCCGCGTACGTGCCGCTGGAGCTGGACCACCCGGACGAGCGGATCGCCGCGATCGTCGCGGACGCCCGCCCGGACGTGATCCTCACCGTGAGCGCGGTCGCTCCCCGGCTGACCGGCGAGCTGATCGAGCTGGACCGCCCCCTGCCCGAGGCCGAGCCGTTCACGACGTTCGCGCCGGACGACCCGGACCGGCTGCGGCACCCGGCTTACACCATCTACACCTCCGGATCGACCGGCAGGCCCAAGGGCGTGGTGACCGAGTACGCCGGGCTCACCAACATGCTGATCAACCACCAGCGCCGCATCTTCGGGCCGGTGCTGGCGCGGCACGCGCACCGGGTCTTCCGGATCGCGCACACCGTGTCGTTCGCGTTCGACATGTCGTGGGAGGAGCTCCTGTGGCTCGCCGACGGCCACGAGGTGCACATCTGCGACGAGGAGCTGCGGCGCGACGCGCCCCGTCTGGTCGAGTACTGCCTGGAGCACGGGATCGACGTCATCAACGTCACCCCCACCTACGCGCAGCAGCTGGTGGCCGAGGGGCTGCTGGACGACCCCGCGCGGCGGCCCGCGCTGGTGCTGCTGGGCGGCGAGGCGGTCACCCCGGCGCTGTGGCGCCGGCTCGCCGAGACCGAGGGGACGGTCGGCTACAACCTGTACGGGCCCACCGAGTACACCATCAACACCCTCGGCGTCGGCACCTTCGAGTGCCAGGACCCGGTGGTGGGCGTGGCGATCGACAACACCGACGTGTACGTGCTGGACCCGTGGCTGCGGCCGGTGCCGGACGGCGTGCCCGGCGAGCTGTACGTGTCGGGCGTCGGCATCGCGCGCGGCTACCTCGGGCAGCCCGCCCAGACCGCGCACCGGTTCGTCGCCTGCCCGTTCGGCGAGCCCGGCGAGCGCATGTACCGCACCGGGGACCTCGTGCTCCGGCGGCCCGACGGGAACCTCATGTACCTGGGCCGCACCGACCAGCAGGTCAAGATCCGCGGGCATCGGGTGGAGCCGGGCGAGGTCGAGGCCGCGTTCGAGGCGCACCCGGCGGTGCGGTTCGCCGCCGCGCTCGCCCAGCCGGACCCGCAGGTCGACGGCGCGTACCGGCTGGCCGCCTACCTGGTGCTGGACGGCTCCGACCTCGCGACCGTGGCCGCCGAGGTGGGCGCCGGGCTGCCGGACTTCCTGCGCCCCACGCACTACGCCCAGGTCGGCGCCATCCCGCTGACCGTGAACGGCAAGGCCGACGCCAAGGCGCTGCCGGAGGCCAGGCCGCTGGGCGCGCTGACCACGGCGGGCGAGCGTGGCCCGGCGACCGAGACCGAGACCGTGGTGTGCGAGCTCTTCGCCGAGGCGCTGGACCTGGACGACGACGAGGTGAGCGCGGTGAGCGACTTCATGTCCCTCGGGGGGCACTCCATGCTGGCGGTGCGGCTGATCGGGCTGCTCCGCCGCGAGTACGGTCCCGTGATCACCGTTCGTGACCTGTTCGCCCTGCGGACCCCCGAAGCGATCGCCGGGCACCTCGATGACCGCTCCTGA